One stretch of Natranaerovirga pectinivora DNA includes these proteins:
- a CDS encoding Gfo/Idh/MocA family protein produces MSKKRYVQIGVGGRARFFYEAVVSDFKETSELVAFCDINQTRMDYANKVIKEEYGVDPVPTYKCDKFDDMIKEQKPDFVIVTTVDRTHHTYIIRALELGCDVITEKPMTVDEVKAAEILDAIERTGRQVRVTFNYRYAPHNTKIRELIMNDTIGDVTSVHFEWLLNTEHGADYFRRWHRDKRNSGGLLVHKSTHHFDLVNFWLGAKPETVFAMGGLMFYGRENAEKRGVTDFYHRAYGSEAAKNDPFALHLDQNDRLKAMYLDAEKEDGYYRDQSVFGEGINIEDTMGVLVQYNTKAVLTYSLNAYMPWEGFKVSFNGTKGRIQVNVVERTYVNAGGSSELEGALKQKSITVYPMFGEPYEVEIIEGKGGHGGGDPILLSDIFGEPKEDPFNRAASHVDGAMSILTGIAGNKSLATGQAIKIDDLLKL; encoded by the coding sequence ATGAGCAAGAAAAGATATGTACAAATCGGTGTAGGTGGTAGAGCAAGATTTTTCTACGAGGCAGTAGTTAGTGATTTTAAAGAAACTTCAGAATTAGTTGCATTTTGTGATATAAATCAAACAAGAATGGATTACGCTAACAAAGTAATTAAAGAAGAATATGGAGTTGATCCTGTTCCAACATACAAATGTGATAAATTTGATGATATGATCAAAGAACAAAAACCAGATTTTGTTATTGTTACTACAGTAGATAGAACACACCATACTTATATCATTAGAGCCTTAGAATTAGGTTGCGATGTTATTACAGAAAAGCCAATGACTGTAGATGAAGTAAAAGCAGCAGAAATACTTGATGCTATAGAAAGAACTGGAAGACAAGTTCGTGTAACATTTAACTACAGATATGCACCACATAATACTAAAATTCGTGAATTAATCATGAATGATACAATTGGAGATGTAACATCTGTTCACTTTGAATGGTTATTAAATACTGAGCATGGTGCAGACTACTTTAGACGTTGGCATAGAGACAAAAGAAATAGTGGTGGTTTATTAGTTCATAAATCTACTCACCATTTCGATTTAGTTAACTTCTGGTTAGGTGCTAAGCCTGAAACGGTATTTGCTATGGGAGGATTAATGTTCTATGGACGTGAAAACGCTGAAAAAAGAGGCGTAACGGACTTCTATCATAGAGCATATGGAAGCGAAGCTGCTAAAAATGACCCATTTGCTTTACATTTAGATCAAAATGATAGATTAAAAGCTATGTATTTAGATGCTGAAAAAGAAGATGGATACTATAGAGATCAAAGTGTATTTGGTGAAGGTATTAATATTGAAGACACAATGGGTGTTTTAGTTCAATACAATACTAAAGCAGTATTAACTTACTCTTTAAATGCATATATGCCTTGGGAAGGATTCAAAGTAAGTTTCAACGGAACTAAAGGAAGAATCCAAGTAAATGTTGTTGAAAGAACATATGTAAATGCTGGTGGAAGCTCTGAATTAGAGGGCGCATTAAAACAAAAAAGCATAACAGTTTACCCAATGTTTGGTGAGCCATATGAAGTAGAAATTATTGAAGGTAAAGGTGGACACGGTGGTGGAGACCCAATCTTATTAAGTGATATCTTTGGAGAGCCTAAAGAAGATCCATTTAATCGTGCTGCTTCTCATGTAGATGGGGCAATGTCAATTCTTACTGGTATTGCAGGTAACAAATCATTAGCAACTGGTCAAGCTATAAAAATCGATGATTTATTAAAACTATAA
- a CDS encoding NAD(P)H-dependent glycerol-3-phosphate dehydrogenase, whose amino-acid sequence MERICIVGAGSWGTALGILLAKSGHSVTIWSIMNEEVEMLNQHREHIDKLPGITLPDNIMVTNNLEEGMSQTGIVVMAVPSKFVRNTAKLVKQYIQPGQIIVNVAKGLEEETLLTLAEVIEEEMPNNPVTVLSGPSHAEEVAKNIPTTCVVGARSKQVAEKIQDTFMSKTFRVYTSPDIRGIELGGALKNVIALAAGISDGLKFGDNTKAALMTRGIAEISRLGLAMGASIHTFGGLSGVGDLIVTCTSMHSRNRRAGILIGSGYTLEEAISEVKMVVEGVNTANAAYKLAQKYNIEMPIIEQVSKVLFENKNPKEAVEDLMLRDKTKEHKEYEMDFNKIINWEEE is encoded by the coding sequence ATGGAGCGTATTTGTATAGTTGGAGCTGGGAGTTGGGGAACTGCTTTAGGAATTTTACTTGCAAAATCTGGACATAGTGTTACGATTTGGTCAATAATGAATGAAGAAGTTGAAATGTTAAATCAACACCGTGAGCATATAGATAAATTGCCTGGTATTACACTTCCAGATAATATAATGGTAACAAACAATTTAGAGGAAGGAATGAGTCAAACGGGTATTGTTGTTATGGCAGTTCCTTCAAAATTTGTAAGAAATACAGCTAAGTTAGTAAAACAATACATTCAACCAGGTCAAATTATTGTTAATGTTGCTAAAGGTTTAGAAGAAGAGACATTGCTCACTTTAGCAGAAGTAATAGAAGAGGAAATGCCAAATAATCCTGTAACTGTTTTGTCTGGTCCTAGTCACGCTGAGGAAGTTGCAAAAAACATACCTACAACTTGTGTTGTAGGGGCTAGATCTAAACAAGTTGCAGAAAAAATACAAGACACTTTTATGAGTAAAACATTTAGAGTGTACACAAGTCCTGATATTAGAGGAATTGAACTAGGTGGGGCATTAAAAAATGTTATTGCCTTAGCAGCGGGAATTTCTGATGGATTAAAATTTGGTGATAATACAAAAGCAGCCTTAATGACAAGAGGTATAGCAGAAATATCTAGATTAGGCCTTGCAATGGGTGCAAGTATTCATACTTTTGGAGGTTTATCTGGCGTAGGAGATCTTATTGTAACTTGTACAAGTATGCATAGCCGTAATAGGAGAGCTGGAATATTAATCGGTAGTGGTTATACACTTGAAGAAGCTATATCAGAAGTAAAAATGGTTGTAGAAGGTGTAAATACAGCAAATGCAGCTTATAAATTGGCTCAAAAATACAATATAGAAATGCCTATTATAGAGCAAGTAAGTAAAGTACTCTTTGAAAATAAAAATCCTAAAGAAGCAGTAGAAGATTTAATGCTTAGGGATAAAACAAAAGAGCATAAAGAATATGAAATGGATTTTAATAAAATTATAAATTGGGAAGAAGAATAA
- the plsY gene encoding glycerol-3-phosphate 1-O-acyltransferase PlsY gives MEQLISISLGYIFGCFQTSFLIGRLYKKVDIRQFGSGNAGTTNAIRVLGWKAGVLTFLGDSLKAILAIFLIRLFYNDQVFALYTGLGVVIGHNFPFYLKFKGGKGIAATSGVLLAFDYRIALVACLTFIVIVALTRYVSLGSLFIATWTPIAIYLFYPDRLEMLILGLIFMSLAYYKHMGNIKRLLKGEENKLGQKKSA, from the coding sequence ATGGAACAATTAATTAGCATCTCTTTAGGCTATATATTTGGATGTTTTCAAACATCGTTTTTAATAGGTAGATTGTATAAAAAAGTTGATATTAGACAGTTTGGTAGCGGTAATGCAGGTACTACAAATGCTATAAGAGTTTTAGGATGGAAAGCCGGAGTCTTAACTTTTTTAGGAGACTCCTTAAAAGCTATATTAGCTATTTTTCTAATCAGACTCTTTTACAATGATCAGGTATTTGCATTATATACTGGTTTAGGCGTTGTTATTGGACATAATTTCCCATTTTATCTTAAATTCAAAGGTGGTAAAGGTATTGCTGCTACTTCAGGGGTTTTATTAGCTTTTGATTATAGGATTGCTTTAGTGGCTTGTTTAACGTTCATTGTAATTGTTGCTTTAACAAGATATGTATCACTAGGATCACTTTTTATAGCAACCTGGACACCAATTGCTATATACCTATTTTATCCTGATAGATTAGAAATGCTAATTTTAGGTTTAATTTTTATGTCTTTAGCCTATTATAAACATATGGGTAATATTAAGAGACTGTTAAAAGGTGAAGAAAATAAACTAGGTCAGAAAAAAAGTGCATAA
- a CDS encoding AEC family transporter, which yields MNIFFFILGNNILPIFLLIGAGYILSKKFDLDIKSLSKLNFYIFVPGFIFVSLYTTVIPFEMIKALIFAIIILFINMSVGTIIPKIRKYDPALTNAFKNSLMFYNSGNIGIPLITLVFSSGIYAINGETPYLNMAVTAQIMVMMVQNVSVNTIGFYNGGRATLHWTDSVKKILRMPTIYALPSAFIAKALPFDFTKMPGWPGLEYIRSGLISIALITLGVQLSKTKFNFSNKKVYLAVAIRLIGGPIIALGLILLMGFDGIIAQALMISSSVPTAVNTALIAVECDNAPDFASQTVMFATLFSAVTLTFVIFVSRLIFPVAL from the coding sequence ATGAATATATTTTTCTTTATACTTGGAAATAATATTTTACCAATTTTCTTGCTAATTGGTGCAGGGTACATACTTAGTAAAAAATTTGATTTAGATATAAAATCTTTAAGTAAACTTAATTTTTACATTTTTGTTCCAGGATTCATATTTGTAAGTCTTTATACAACAGTGATTCCCTTTGAGATGATTAAAGCTTTAATATTTGCAATTATTATCTTATTCATCAACATGAGTGTAGGGACAATCATTCCAAAAATTAGAAAATATGATCCAGCATTAACCAATGCTTTTAAGAATTCTCTAATGTTCTATAATTCAGGTAATATCGGTATTCCATTGATTACACTTGTTTTTAGCAGTGGCATATATGCAATTAATGGGGAAACACCTTACCTAAATATGGCTGTAACAGCTCAGATTATGGTAATGATGGTTCAAAATGTATCCGTTAACACAATTGGATTTTATAATGGTGGAAGAGCAACATTGCATTGGACAGATTCTGTAAAAAAAATATTACGAATGCCTACAATTTATGCATTGCCAAGTGCTTTCATTGCGAAAGCATTGCCATTTGATTTTACAAAAATGCCTGGATGGCCAGGTTTGGAATATATTAGAAGTGGTTTGATTTCAATTGCACTTATAACCCTTGGGGTTCAATTATCCAAAACAAAGTTTAATTTTAGTAATAAAAAAGTTTATCTAGCTGTTGCAATACGTCTTATTGGTGGTCCAATTATTGCGCTAGGACTAATACTTTTAATGGGATTTGATGGTATTATTGCCCAAGCTTTAATGATTTCTTCATCTGTGCCAACAGCTGTAAATACTGCGCTCATTGCAGTTGAGTGTGATAATGCACCTGATTTTGCGTCTCAAACAGTAATGTTTGCAACACTATTTAGTGCAGTTACCCTCACCTTTGTAATATTTGTATCTAGATTAATATTCCCAGTAGCATTATAA
- the der gene encoding ribosome biogenesis GTPase Der, protein MSKPIVAIVGRPNVGKSTLFNVLAGEKISIVEDTPGVTRDRIYADVTWLKYDFTIIDTGGIEPESDDEILKHMRTQAQIAIDTADVILFVVDVKQGLVDDDHKVANMLRKARKPVILVVNKVDNFDKLEMDVFEFYNLGLGEPRPVSSASKLGLGDMLDVVVENFPPNMKDEEDDEIPKIAIIGKPNVGKSSLINKILGEERVIVSNIAGTTRDAVDTLVKYNKKDFVFIDTAGLRRKSKIKETLERYSIIRTVAAIERADVAILIIDAEEGITEQDAKIAGIAHERGKGAIIAVNKWDAIEKNDKTMNRFIENIEDKLTYMLYAPKIFISAHTGQRLNRLFEMIEMVIQNQALRVATGPLNDILYEAMALNQPPSDKGKRLKIYYMTQVSIKPPTFVIFVNDKELMHFSYTRYIENKVRESFGFKGTPIHFIVRERKEK, encoded by the coding sequence ATGAGTAAACCAATAGTTGCTATAGTTGGAAGACCAAATGTAGGAAAATCTACATTATTCAATGTATTAGCAGGTGAAAAAATTTCAATCGTTGAGGATACACCAGGTGTAACAAGAGATAGAATCTATGCAGATGTAACATGGTTAAAGTATGACTTTACCATTATTGATACAGGAGGTATAGAACCTGAGAGTGATGATGAAATATTAAAACATATGAGAACACAAGCTCAAATTGCTATAGATACTGCTGATGTCATCTTGTTTGTAGTAGATGTTAAACAAGGTTTAGTAGATGATGATCATAAAGTAGCAAATATGCTTAGAAAAGCTAGAAAACCAGTTATTTTAGTGGTAAACAAAGTGGATAATTTTGATAAACTAGAAATGGATGTATTTGAGTTCTATAATTTAGGACTTGGTGAACCAAGACCTGTGTCATCTGCTTCAAAATTAGGATTAGGTGATATGCTTGATGTAGTTGTAGAAAACTTTCCACCTAATATGAAAGACGAAGAAGATGATGAAATTCCAAAAATTGCTATTATTGGAAAACCAAATGTTGGAAAATCCTCTTTGATTAATAAGATACTTGGTGAAGAAAGAGTTATCGTATCAAATATAGCTGGAACAACAAGAGATGCAGTAGATACTTTAGTGAAATACAATAAAAAAGACTTTGTTTTTATTGATACTGCTGGACTTAGAAGAAAAAGCAAGATAAAAGAAACCCTTGAAAGATATAGCATCATTAGAACAGTTGCTGCTATCGAAAGAGCAGATGTGGCAATATTAATAATTGATGCAGAAGAGGGTATAACCGAACAAGATGCAAAGATTGCTGGGATAGCTCATGAAAGAGGTAAAGGCGCTATCATAGCTGTTAACAAATGGGATGCAATTGAGAAAAATGATAAAACCATGAACCGTTTTATTGAAAATATTGAGGATAAATTAACTTATATGTTATACGCACCAAAAATCTTTATTTCTGCACACACAGGTCAAAGATTAAATAGATTATTTGAGATGATAGAAATGGTTATACAAAACCAAGCATTAAGGGTTGCAACAGGACCATTAAATGATATTTTATATGAAGCAATGGCACTTAACCAGCCACCTTCAGATAAAGGTAAAAGATTAAAAATATACTATATGACACAAGTATCTATTAAACCACCTACATTTGTTATATTTGTTAATGATAAAGAACTTATGCATTTCTCATATACGAGATATATAGAGAATAAAGTTAGAGAGTCTTTTGGTTTTAAAGGAACACCAATTCATTTTATCGTTAGAGAAAGAAAGGAAAAATAG
- a CDS encoding AraC family transcriptional regulator, with translation MLLQQETIYQTKDNSFAFSAREVIGQYSMNNYHFHDQYEFYYLLSGKRYYFIKDRTSLVEKGNLVLIKPFDLHKTTDAGEGAHERVLINFDKKFLTPSIRSLLEEVYATKHNVIPLLPAEQEYIETMLLQFIQEIRNKEVGYESSLQALLMQLLIYLRRNKDDDSIIESNEHPSEMHKKMSEIVQYINLNYREYLSLSSVAKHFYISQYYLSRAFKQATGFTFVEYVNSVRIRESQILLRESDKKVIEIAEEVGFGNISHFGRVFKNITGYSPLHYKKMNKL, from the coding sequence TTGTTATTACAACAAGAAACTATTTATCAAACAAAAGACAATTCCTTTGCATTTTCAGCAAGAGAAGTAATTGGCCAGTATAGTATGAACAACTACCATTTTCATGATCAGTATGAATTTTACTATTTATTATCTGGTAAAAGATATTATTTTATTAAAGATAGAACAAGTCTAGTAGAAAAAGGTAATTTGGTTTTAATTAAACCTTTTGACTTACATAAAACGACTGATGCTGGTGAAGGGGCTCATGAAAGAGTTCTAATAAATTTTGATAAAAAATTTTTAACACCATCTATTCGCTCTTTACTTGAAGAGGTTTACGCCACGAAACATAATGTTATACCACTCCTGCCAGCTGAACAAGAGTATATTGAAACTATGCTACTTCAATTTATACAAGAAATAAGAAATAAAGAAGTTGGTTATGAATCTTCCCTACAAGCATTGTTAATGCAATTATTAATCTATTTAAGAAGAAACAAAGATGATGATTCAATCATTGAATCTAATGAACATCCTAGTGAAATGCATAAAAAAATGTCAGAAATCGTTCAATATATCAATTTAAATTATAGAGAGTACTTGTCACTGTCTTCTGTTGCAAAACATTTTTATATAAGTCAATATTATTTAAGTCGTGCATTTAAACAAGCTACAGGTTTTACTTTTGTTGAATATGTTAATAGTGTTCGAATTCGAGAGTCTCAGATACTACTAAGAGAATCTGATAAGAAAGTTATTGAAATAGCTGAAGAAGTTGGTTTTGGAAATATATCCCACTTTGGTAGAGTATTTAAAAATATTACAGGTTATTCACCATTGCATTATAAAAAAATGAATAAGTTGTAG
- a CDS encoding AEC family transporter, with protein sequence MNIFFFILGNNILPIFLLIGAGFILSRKFDLDIKSLSKLNFYIFVPGFVFVSLYKTEVPVEALKALAFAIILVFVLCLVAYIIARLRKYDKSFGNAFINSIMFYNSGNIGLPLITLVFSSGSYIINGETPYLNIAITTQIMVMVTQNVTTNTIGFFNGGRASSHWLISIKKIFSMPTIYAIPAALIGKLLPYDLTQMPGWPGLEYIRSGLIATALITLGVQLSKTKFTLTNKRVYLSVFLRLIGGPIIALGLILLMGFDGIIAQALMISSAVPTSVNTALIAVEWDNHPEFASQAVMFSTLLSAVTLTVVIFTASLIFPI encoded by the coding sequence ATGAATATATTTTTCTTTATTTTAGGCAATAATATTTTACCTATATTTCTCCTTATTGGAGCTGGATTTATTCTAAGTAGAAAATTTGATTTAGACATTAAATCCTTAAGCAAACTTAATTTTTATATATTTGTACCTGGATTCGTTTTTGTTAGTCTTTACAAAACAGAAGTTCCAGTTGAAGCACTTAAGGCCTTAGCATTTGCTATTATATTAGTATTTGTATTGTGTTTAGTGGCTTATATTATAGCTAGACTAAGAAAATATGATAAATCCTTTGGTAATGCATTTATTAATTCAATTATGTTTTATAATTCAGGTAATATAGGATTACCCCTTATTACTTTGGTTTTTAGCAGTGGTAGTTATATTATTAATGGTGAGACACCTTACTTAAATATTGCGATTACAACTCAAATTATGGTAATGGTTACTCAAAATGTTACAACAAATACCATTGGTTTCTTTAATGGGGGAAGAGCCAGTTCCCATTGGCTTATTTCTATTAAAAAAATATTTAGTATGCCAACAATATATGCAATTCCAGCTGCTTTAATTGGTAAGCTTTTACCTTATGATTTAACTCAAATGCCAGGTTGGCCAGGGTTAGAATATATAAGAAGTGGTTTGATTGCTACAGCACTAATAACTCTTGGTGTTCAATTATCAAAAACTAAATTTACTTTAACAAATAAAAGAGTATATTTATCTGTATTTTTACGTTTAATTGGAGGTCCTATTATAGCATTAGGTTTAATTCTCCTGATGGGATTTGATGGCATCATAGCCCAAGCATTAATGATTTCATCTGCAGTTCCTACATCAGTAAACACTGCACTAATTGCAGTAGAATGGGATAATCACCCAGAGTTTGCATCCCAAGCAGTAATGTTCT